A window from Cryobacterium sp. PAMC25264 encodes these proteins:
- a CDS encoding iron ABC transporter substrate-binding protein: MRIQPSTIVAVAAATSVLVALSGCATSARTTPVTSAAADSLAGSSLTVYNAQHEELTQQWADEFTAETGVTITLRNGSDSELGNQIIAEGAASPADVFLTENSPAMSLVDNAGLFSDLDADVLDQVPDAYKPSTGTWTGIAARSTVVVYNPALITEAELPASLEDLADPAWKGRWAASPGGADFQAIVSAMLELKGADATAAWLTAMKTNSVDYKGNSTVMKAVNAGEIPLGVIYHYYWYIDQAGTKENSANTALHYFKNQDPGAFVSVSGGGVLASSKNQPVAQAFLKFITGKTGQSILQTGTSFEYPVASDVTPNPALPALDTLDAPLVDPATLNSTKVTDLMTEAGIL, translated from the coding sequence ATGAGAATTCAGCCTTCCACGATCGTCGCCGTCGCCGCAGCGACCTCAGTCCTTGTGGCCTTGTCCGGATGCGCGACGTCCGCCAGGACGACGCCCGTGACCTCGGCCGCCGCCGATTCGCTGGCCGGCTCGAGCCTGACGGTCTATAACGCCCAGCACGAGGAATTGACCCAGCAATGGGCCGACGAATTCACCGCGGAGACCGGCGTCACCATCACTCTCCGGAACGGGTCGGACTCCGAGCTCGGCAACCAGATCATCGCCGAGGGTGCGGCGTCCCCGGCCGATGTGTTCCTCACCGAGAACTCACCTGCGATGTCGCTCGTCGACAATGCCGGTCTGTTCTCCGATCTGGACGCCGACGTGCTCGACCAGGTGCCAGATGCCTACAAGCCGTCCACCGGAACGTGGACCGGAATCGCCGCGCGCTCGACCGTCGTGGTGTACAACCCGGCGCTGATCACCGAAGCGGAGCTGCCGGCATCGTTGGAGGACCTTGCCGACCCGGCGTGGAAGGGGCGATGGGCCGCGTCGCCTGGCGGCGCCGACTTCCAGGCCATCGTGTCGGCGATGCTCGAGTTGAAGGGCGCCGACGCCACGGCGGCGTGGCTCACCGCGATGAAGACGAACTCCGTCGACTACAAGGGCAACAGCACGGTGATGAAGGCGGTCAACGCCGGCGAGATCCCACTGGGCGTGATCTACCACTACTACTGGTACATCGACCAGGCCGGAACGAAGGAGAACAGCGCCAACACCGCCCTGCACTACTTCAAGAATCAGGACCCGGGGGCATTCGTCAGCGTCTCCGGTGGCGGCGTGCTCGCGTCGAGCAAGAACCAGCCAGTCGCCCAGGCTTTTCTGAAGTTCATCACAGGAAAGACGGGGCAGAGCATTCTGCAGACCGGCACGAGTTTCGAGTACCCGGTCGCCAGCGACGTGACGCCGAACCCGGCGTTGCCCGCTCTGGACACCCTGGACGCTCCCCTGGTGGACCCGGCCACGTTGAACAGCACCAAGGTGACCGACCTGATGACCGAAGCCGGGATCCTCTAA
- a CDS encoding iron ABC transporter permease, translating to MDNVTTSTAPRGQPRRIANPGSRPSPLLLALVCAIALTVLVPVGFVVSVVAQVGWPTLAPLIFRPKVGELLVNSVLLVAIGVPLCVSIGVGGAWLVERTLLPAGRLWAVLLAAPLAVPAFVSSYGWVSAVPSIGGLGGGLLVATLAYFPLVYLPAAATIRRLDPALEETARSLGHGTWRVFFTVVLPQLKLAIWGGGLVVALHLLSEYGAFALIRFDTFTTAIVVQYQSTFAGPAASALGVVLAMICLVLLVLEASTRGHARYAKVGSGSGRPGPRMRLGAFSPLAVVALGVLVALSLGVPLASLTRWLVAGGAASWAQPELGTAVLQTMFLAGGGAVAAIAVALPVAWLAVRHPGRMARALEGATYVSSSLPAIIVALALVTVTLRTFPALYQTTWTVMFAYVIIFMPRALVSLRSGLAQAPIALEEAARALGRSPLAARIHVTLPLILPSIGAGAALVGLGAANELTATLLLAPNGTRTLATQFWSASSSVAYANAAPYAVLLILLAAPAVAILFTQSRKRERG from the coding sequence ATGGACAACGTGACCACGTCGACGGCCCCGCGCGGGCAGCCCAGGCGGATCGCGAACCCCGGCTCGAGGCCCTCCCCCCTGCTGCTCGCTCTCGTGTGCGCGATCGCCCTCACAGTGCTGGTCCCCGTCGGCTTTGTCGTCTCCGTTGTGGCCCAGGTGGGCTGGCCCACCTTGGCGCCGTTGATCTTCCGGCCCAAGGTCGGTGAGCTTCTGGTCAACTCGGTACTTCTGGTGGCCATCGGCGTTCCCCTCTGCGTGTCAATCGGCGTCGGCGGGGCCTGGCTGGTGGAACGCACGTTGCTTCCGGCCGGACGTCTGTGGGCGGTCCTGCTCGCCGCGCCACTCGCCGTGCCGGCATTCGTCAGCAGCTACGGCTGGGTGAGCGCCGTTCCCTCGATCGGCGGCCTGGGCGGTGGCCTGCTGGTGGCCACACTGGCGTATTTCCCCCTGGTCTACCTGCCCGCAGCCGCGACCATCCGCCGGCTCGACCCGGCCCTCGAAGAGACGGCACGCAGCCTGGGGCACGGTACCTGGAGAGTGTTTTTCACCGTGGTCCTGCCCCAGCTGAAATTGGCGATCTGGGGCGGTGGACTCGTGGTCGCGCTGCATCTCTTGTCCGAGTACGGCGCCTTCGCCCTGATCCGTTTCGACACCTTCACCACCGCCATCGTCGTTCAGTATCAGTCAACGTTCGCGGGACCCGCTGCCAGCGCGCTGGGCGTTGTGCTGGCGATGATCTGTCTGGTGCTTCTGGTTCTCGAGGCGTCCACCCGGGGTCACGCCCGCTATGCCAAGGTCGGCTCCGGTAGCGGCCGCCCGGGACCGCGAATGAGGCTGGGCGCGTTCTCGCCCCTCGCCGTTGTCGCCCTCGGGGTGCTGGTCGCGCTGTCCCTCGGCGTCCCCCTGGCAAGCCTCACCCGGTGGCTGGTCGCCGGCGGGGCGGCTTCCTGGGCCCAACCCGAGCTGGGCACCGCCGTACTGCAGACGATGTTCCTGGCCGGCGGCGGTGCTGTAGCCGCGATAGCCGTGGCGCTGCCGGTGGCGTGGCTCGCGGTGCGTCATCCCGGACGGATGGCCCGGGCCCTCGAGGGCGCCACCTACGTGTCCAGCAGCCTTCCGGCGATCATCGTCGCGCTGGCCCTGGTGACGGTCACCCTGCGGACGTTCCCGGCGCTGTACCAAACGACGTGGACCGTCATGTTCGCGTACGTCATCATCTTCATGCCGCGTGCACTGGTCAGCCTGCGGTCGGGACTCGCGCAAGCGCCGATCGCCCTCGAGGAGGCCGCACGAGCGCTCGGCCGGTCGCCGCTTGCCGCCCGGATCCACGTCACGCTTCCGCTGATCCTGCCGTCCATCGGCGCCGGCGCCGCTTTGGTCGGGCTCGGAGCCGCCAACGAGCTCACCGCAACCCTCCTCCTGGCGCCCAATGGCACGAGGACTCTGGCCACACAATTCTGGTCGGCGAGCTCGTCGGTGGCCTACGCGAACGCCGCACCCTACGCCGTACTGCTGATCCTGCTCGCCGCACCTGCCGTCGCGATTCTCTTCACCCAGTCCAGAAAGCGAGAGCGCGGATGA
- the gdhA gene encoding NADP-specific glutamate dehydrogenase → MAVLNPRLVPVYEEVLSRNPGEVEFHQAVREVLASLGPVVSKHPQYADSAVIRRLCEPERQIIFRVPWVTDSGKIEVNRGFRVEFSSTLGPYKGGLRFHPSLYLGIVKFLGFEQIFKNALTGLPIGGGKGGSDFDPKGRSDAEVMRFCQSFMTELYRHIGEYTDVPAGDIGVGGRELGYMFGQYKRITNRYESGTLTGKGVSWGGSQVRTEATGYGTVFFVDEMLKSAGSGLDGRKVTVSGSGNVAIHAIEKVHQLGGRVIACSDSTGYVIDPSGIDLEILREIKEIRRGRISDYQVLRGGQSHFVSDGSIWDVPCEIALPSATQNELDEVGAAALIRNGCRIVAEGANMPTTPHAIRLLTDAQVQFAPGKAVNAGGVATSALEMQQNASRDSWTFEHTEDRLSEIMRGIHDRCLETADEYGSPGDYVAGANIAGFTRVADAMLALGVI, encoded by the coding sequence GTGGCTGTACTCAACCCCCGCCTTGTCCCGGTTTATGAGGAAGTGCTGAGCCGAAACCCTGGCGAGGTGGAGTTCCATCAGGCCGTGCGGGAAGTGCTTGCCAGCCTGGGTCCGGTTGTCTCCAAACATCCGCAGTACGCCGATTCAGCGGTGATCCGGCGGTTGTGCGAGCCGGAACGCCAAATCATTTTTCGGGTGCCGTGGGTTACCGATTCCGGCAAAATCGAGGTGAACCGTGGATTCCGGGTCGAATTCAGTTCCACGCTCGGACCTTACAAGGGCGGTCTGCGATTCCATCCCAGCCTCTACCTCGGCATTGTAAAATTTCTGGGCTTCGAACAGATCTTCAAGAATGCGCTCACCGGGCTACCGATCGGTGGCGGCAAGGGCGGCTCCGACTTCGACCCCAAGGGGCGCTCAGATGCCGAGGTGATGCGCTTTTGCCAATCGTTCATGACCGAGCTGTACCGGCACATCGGTGAGTACACCGACGTGCCTGCGGGGGACATCGGGGTTGGCGGCCGGGAACTCGGGTACATGTTCGGTCAGTACAAGCGAATTACGAACCGGTACGAATCCGGAACGTTGACCGGTAAGGGCGTCAGCTGGGGAGGCTCTCAGGTGCGCACCGAAGCCACCGGGTACGGCACGGTGTTCTTCGTGGATGAAATGCTGAAATCGGCGGGTAGCGGTCTGGACGGCAGGAAAGTTACCGTCTCCGGGTCAGGGAATGTGGCTATCCACGCGATCGAAAAGGTGCACCAGCTCGGCGGCCGCGTTATTGCGTGCTCAGACTCGACGGGCTATGTCATCGATCCATCCGGAATCGACTTGGAAATCTTGAGGGAAATCAAGGAGATTCGCCGGGGCCGCATTTCCGACTACCAGGTTCTCCGCGGCGGACAAAGCCATTTTGTGAGTGATGGGTCCATCTGGGATGTGCCGTGCGAGATCGCGCTGCCCAGTGCGACGCAAAACGAGTTGGACGAGGTCGGGGCGGCTGCGCTCATTCGCAACGGCTGCAGAATCGTTGCCGAAGGCGCGAACATGCCGACCACTCCCCACGCCATCCGATTGCTGACCGACGCCCAGGTTCAGTTTGCGCCGGGAAAGGCCGTCAACGCAGGCGGAGTCGCAACGAGCGCTCTCGAGATGCAGCAGAATGCCTCGCGAGACTCGTGGACGTTTGAACACACCGAGGACCGGCTCTCCGAGATCATGCGAGGCATCCACGACCGGTGTCTTGAAACCGCCGACGAATACGGTTCACCGGGCGACTATGTTGCCGGTGCGAATATCGCCGGATTCACCCGCGTGGCTGACGCGATGCTCGCGCTCGGCGTCATCTGA
- a CDS encoding ABC transporter ATP-binding protein: protein MTSLTISGVCKDLGGVPVLRDVSLSLEAGSRLAIVGASGSGKSTLLRLIAGFDRPDAGSVRIDHSIVSDETVFVPAHRRGIGYVAQDGALFPHLTVAQNIHFGLRGNQRRRHEAEAAAELVGLDKRLLQRYPHELSGGQQQRVALARALAPAPRILLLDEPFSALDAGLRSQTRHAVVEALEHTGTTTVLVTHDQAEALSFGQQIAVISGGRIDQAGSPIHVFQNPSTSETAVFLGDAIFVPCHVQGTVAESALGRLSVAYDHRGGGTGARALLRPTQLSLDLNPVRTNAVIVRSSFSGSTVRLDLRLTDPGAAADSVLTFDLMTAQPDGYTVGTAVALSATGAVGVYSPPTDDIPIDPARL, encoded by the coding sequence ATGACGTCCCTCACCATCTCAGGAGTCTGCAAGGACCTCGGCGGCGTGCCCGTGCTGCGCGACGTCTCACTGTCGTTAGAGGCCGGCAGCCGCCTGGCGATAGTGGGCGCCTCCGGAAGCGGCAAAAGCACGCTGCTCCGGCTGATCGCGGGCTTCGACCGCCCGGATGCCGGCAGTGTGCGCATCGACCATTCGATCGTCTCCGATGAGACGGTGTTCGTTCCCGCCCATCGCCGCGGCATCGGATACGTCGCCCAAGACGGCGCCCTCTTCCCCCACCTCACGGTGGCACAGAACATTCACTTCGGCCTGCGTGGCAACCAGCGGCGGCGCCACGAGGCGGAGGCCGCCGCCGAGCTCGTCGGCCTCGACAAGCGGCTCTTGCAGCGCTACCCCCATGAGCTGTCGGGAGGGCAGCAACAACGCGTGGCCCTGGCTCGTGCGCTGGCTCCCGCACCACGCATCCTGCTGCTCGATGAACCGTTCAGCGCGCTGGACGCAGGGTTGCGCAGCCAGACCAGGCACGCGGTGGTGGAGGCGCTGGAGCACACCGGCACCACGACAGTCCTCGTGACGCACGACCAGGCAGAGGCGCTGTCTTTCGGCCAGCAGATCGCGGTGATCTCCGGGGGCCGGATCGATCAGGCCGGCTCACCCATCCACGTGTTCCAGAACCCGTCAACGTCAGAGACCGCGGTCTTTCTCGGCGACGCCATTTTTGTTCCATGCCACGTGCAGGGCACCGTCGCCGAGAGCGCACTCGGGCGTCTGAGCGTCGCCTACGACCACCGCGGCGGCGGCACCGGGGCCCGCGCCCTCCTGCGCCCGACTCAACTGAGCCTCGACCTGAACCCGGTGCGCACCAATGCTGTGATCGTGCGCTCGTCGTTCAGCGGGTCGACCGTGCGACTCGACCTTCGACTGACCGATCCGGGTGCTGCCGCCGACTCGGTGCTCACCTTCGACCTCATGACCGCCCAACCGGATGGATACACGGTCGGCACCGCCGTCGCCCTGTCCGCCACCGGCGCGGTCGGCGTCTACTCCCCGCCCACTGACGACATTCCGATAGATCCTGCACGTCTGTGA
- a CDS encoding TraR/DksA C4-type zinc finger protein, with protein MITQPSPSRAAQHRRRIDVDAFRRILQDQLREREALIVELDPRAAPHLDVVAWSTTQSSKRVVGQITRALGRIAAGTFGICTGCCEPIAKDRLTVVPHAELCVTCQGLAEQSP; from the coding sequence ATGATTACTCAGCCTTCCCCGTCCCGGGCCGCCCAGCACCGCCGCAGGATCGACGTAGACGCATTCCGTCGGATCCTTCAAGATCAACTTCGCGAGCGAGAAGCCCTGATCGTTGAACTGGACCCGCGGGCAGCACCGCACCTCGACGTCGTCGCTTGGTCCACGACCCAGTCAAGCAAACGAGTCGTCGGGCAGATCACCCGAGCGTTGGGGCGCATTGCCGCCGGCACCTTCGGAATCTGCACCGGATGCTGTGAACCCATAGCGAAGGACCGTCTCACCGTCGTCCCGCACGCCGAGTTGTGCGTGACGTGCCAAGGTCTCGCAGAACAGAGCCCGTGA